The sequence below is a genomic window from Desulfofalx alkaliphila DSM 12257.
GCCTGAAAAGGCCACCGAAAAATCCAAAGACCTGATAAAAATGGCAGTAAACAGAGTGCGCCTGGCACAGCCGATACATCCGGTAACCCTGGACATGAACCACGACGTTTTAGTAATCGGCGGCGGCGTATCCGGAATGAACAACGCCCTAAACCTGGCTAGCCAAGGCTACCAAGTATACCTGATAGAAAAAGAAGCAGAACTGGGCGGAATAGCCCGCCGCATGACCTACGGCATGAACGGCGAAGACATACCGGCCTACCTAAACCAACTGATTGACCAAGTAAAAAGCAACGACAAAATCAAAGTATACACCGGTGTAGAAATAGCCGACGTAAACGGCTTTATGGGCAACTTCACCACCAAACTGACCAACGGCGAAGAACTAAAACACGGTGTGGCCATAATAGCCACCGGAGCCCAAGAATACAAACCGGAAGAATACCTGTACGGAGAGAACCACCGGGTACAAACCCTGCTGGAAATGGAAAACGAAATAGCCAAGGGCAACTTTGACAAAGTCAACAACGTAGTAATGATCCAGTGCGTGGGCTCCCGTGACAGCGAACGCCCATACTGCAGCCGTATCTGCTGCACCAAATCAATCAAACTGGCCTTAAAAATCAAAGAACGCCGTCCCGAAGCCAACGTATACATTCTCTACCGGGACATCAGAACCTACGGCTTCTTTGAAGACCTGTACACCGAAGCACGGCAAAAGGGCGTAATCTTCATCAGATACAGCGAAGACAACAAGCCGGTGGTAGAACTGACCCCCAGCAGCCTAAAAGTAACAGTGACCGACCACGTGCTGGGAGAGCCGATAGAAATTCAAACAGACGCAGTGGGTCTGGCCTCGGCCATCGTACCCCCGCTGGAAACAAACAAAAAACTGTCCCAGTTCTTTAAAGTACCGTTAAACCAAGAAGGCTTCTTCCTAGAAGCACACCTAAAACTACGTCCTGTGGACTTTGGAACCGACGGAGTATTCATGTGCGGTTTAGCCCACGGTCCAAAGAACATGGAAGAAAACATTTCCCAGGCCAAGGCAGCGGCAGGGCGTGCGGCCACCGTACTGGCTAAGCGCGACATCATAGTAGAAGGCAAGAGCGCAGTGGTAGACAAGAAGAAGTGCGCAGCCTGCGGAGCCTGTGAAGCAATCTGCCCGGCCAAGGCAGTACAAGTGGATTTAGAAGAAAAAGTGGCAGTGGTCAACGAAGCTCTGTGCAAGGGATGCGGTGCATGCTCCTCCTCTTGCCGGTGTGGTGCCATCAATATCAAAGGCTGCACTGACGAGCAAATAATGGCCATGGTGAGCGCCCTTTAAGATGAGCTCACTCACTGAAAGACAGGAGGGTAGACAAATGTCATACGAACCCAAAGTGGTAGCCTTTTTATGTAACTGGTGTAGCTATGCCGGTGCGGACCTGGCGGGAGTAGGCAGACTTCAATATCCCCCCAACGTACGCGTTGTACGGGTTCCGTGCTCGGGTAGAATCAACCCCTTATTTATCTTTTCGGCCTTAAGAAACGGAGCAGACGGTATACTAACCTCCGGTTGCCACCCCGGAGACTGCCACTATGTCAGTGGTAACTACGTGGCCCGTCGCAAATTTGCCCTTTTAAAGAGCATGCTGAACTACATGGGAGTTGAAGAAGACCGGGTAAACTTTACCTGGGTATCTGCAGCTGAAGGCGGCAGATTTGCCGATGTGGTATCCAAAGTAAGCGAGCGAGTAAAAGAGATTGGACCCCCCAAAGGGGTATTTAAAAAAGCGGATTGAGGTGTAGCGGATGCAAAATCTAAGTAAAGTAATACAAGACACCGCCAAAAAACTCTTAGAAGAAAAGAAAGTAGACCTGGTGGTGGGGTTTGCCCAGGGAAGCCTACCGCTCCGCAGCACACCTTACTTTGCCCGGACGGTAGACCAAGCGGCGAACCTGATTTGGGACGAATACTGCGAAAACAACCTTACCAACTACCTAAGGAAACGGGAAGAGAAAGTAGCAGTGGTGGCCAAAGGCTGTGATACCAGATCAATAGTGGCCCTGATGAAAGAAAACCAAATCGACCGTGAAAAGCTGTACATCATAGGAGTGCCCTGCCAGGGAATGATAGACCGCAAAAAGGCATCAAAACTGGTGGGCGGAGAAATACTGGAAGCCGAAATAAACGGCGAAGAAATAACACTGAAAGGCAATGGCTTTGAACAAAAGGCACCCAAGGCAGAACTATACTACGACACCTGTATCCGTTGCGCCTACGGCAATCCGGTAATATATGACGAACTGGTTGGCGAAGAAGTGGCTGCCAAAGAACTAAGCTTTGCCGAAGTGGAAGAATTTGAAGCAAAGAGCGCAGAAGAGCGGGCAAGCTTCTTAGCCCAAGAGATGGAGAAGTGCATACGTTGCTATGCTTGCCGCAACGCATGCCCGACCTGCTACTGCCCAGAATGCTTTGTGGACACATCCAGCCCGCAGTGGATCAGCAAGCGGGCATACAGCGCCAAAGACAACCTAATATTCCAGGGCGTGAGAGTATTCCACCAGCTGGGGCGCTGCGCCGACTGCGGAGCCTGTGAGCGGGCCTGCCCAATGGGCATAAAGCTTTCGCTTTTAACCCGCAAAGGAGTAAAAGACGTAAAAGAAACCTTTGGATACGAAGCGGGCCTAAATCCGGACGACAAGCCGGTACTAAACGACTTCACCCCGGACGACCCGCAACCGTTCTTGATGAAGGAATGAGGTGAAAAAGGATGATCATTAAGAAAAGCGAAATTGCCGGACTACTGGACCAGCTAGCTAAAGAATACCGGGTATATGCTCCGGTGGACGAAAACGGCAACATCGCCTTTAAAGCAATAAAAGAAGGTGCTGAAGCCAAGCTGGGCGAGAACTCCAAAAAGCCCCCCAAAGAGATCCTTTTCCCTCAGTCCGAAGAACTGTTTAACTACAGCGTTAACCAAGAGGGACTAAGGATGGACAGCAAGGTGGACGACACCAAGAGCGTAGCCATTGGCCTGCGCCCTTGCGACGCCAAGTCCATAATGCTGCTTGACAACGTATTTTCAAACGATCAGTACCAAGACGTGTACTACCTGGCGCGCCGCGACAACACCGTAATAGTGAGCCTGGGCTGCAACCGGCCCTCCGGCACCTGTTTTTGCACCTCGGTAAACAGCGGCCCCTTTGACACCGACGGCTCAGACGTACTGCTTACCGACATAGGCGAAGCCTACCTGGTAGAAGCCATAACCGAACAAGGCAAAGAACTGGTGGGCAAACTAAACCTGCCGGAAGCAGACGCAGAAGCCAAGGCCCTGGCGGAAAAGGCCAAGGCATCGGCCACAGTAGCCAGTGAAGTGGACCTTGCCGGTTTAAAAGAAAAACTGGACGGCATGTTTACCCACGAATACTGGGATAAATTACACGAAAAATGCATAGGCTGTGCAGCTTGCACCTACCTTTGCCCCACCTGCCACTGCTTTGACATTGAAGACGATGCCAAAGACTGTGAAGGTTGCCGGGTAAGAAACTGGGACGCCTGCATGTTCCCACTGTTTACACTGCACGGTTCAGGACATAACCCCCGCACCAGCGGGAAAGAACGTTTTAGACAACGCGTAATGCACAAATTTAACTACTTCGTAGACAGATACAATGCCACCGCCTGTGTGGGTTGTGGAAGGTGCATCAAAAACTGCCCTG
It includes:
- a CDS encoding 4Fe-4S dicluster domain-containing protein, which gives rise to MIIKKSEIAGLLDQLAKEYRVYAPVDENGNIAFKAIKEGAEAKLGENSKKPPKEILFPQSEELFNYSVNQEGLRMDSKVDDTKSVAIGLRPCDAKSIMLLDNVFSNDQYQDVYYLARRDNTVIVSLGCNRPSGTCFCTSVNSGPFDTDGSDVLLTDIGEAYLVEAITEQGKELVGKLNLPEADAEAKALAEKAKASATVASEVDLAGLKEKLDGMFTHEYWDKLHEKCIGCAACTYLCPTCHCFDIEDDAKDCEGCRVRNWDACMFPLFTLHGSGHNPRTSGKERFRQRVMHKFNYFVDRYNATACVGCGRCIKNCPVNMDIRQVLAEIKAQDTGSEVG
- a CDS encoding hydrogenase iron-sulfur subunit, which encodes MSYEPKVVAFLCNWCSYAGADLAGVGRLQYPPNVRVVRVPCSGRINPLFIFSALRNGADGILTSGCHPGDCHYVSGNYVARRKFALLKSMLNYMGVEEDRVNFTWVSAAEGGRFADVVSKVSERVKEIGPPKGVFKKAD
- a CDS encoding 4Fe-4S dicluster domain-containing protein → MQNLSKVIQDTAKKLLEEKKVDLVVGFAQGSLPLRSTPYFARTVDQAANLIWDEYCENNLTNYLRKREEKVAVVAKGCDTRSIVALMKENQIDREKLYIIGVPCQGMIDRKKASKLVGGEILEAEINGEEITLKGNGFEQKAPKAELYYDTCIRCAYGNPVIYDELVGEEVAAKELSFAEVEEFEAKSAEERASFLAQEMEKCIRCYACRNACPTCYCPECFVDTSSPQWISKRAYSAKDNLIFQGVRVFHQLGRCADCGACERACPMGIKLSLLTRKGVKDVKETFGYEAGLNPDDKPVLNDFTPDDPQPFLMKE